GGCGGCGGCGTGATGTTCCTGGCCGGCGTCCATTGGGCTTACTTCACTGCCGTGATTGCAGCTGGAATTGGACTGGTGACCGCAGTGTTCCAAGGGCGCGGCACCGCGTGGCAATTGCTGAAAGATTATCAATATCGCCGTATTGATACGTTTCTGGATCCCTCGACCGATCCACTGGGGGCCGGCTATCACATCACCCAATCCAAGATCGCACTGGGATCTGGCGGCTGGTCAGGACGCGGGTTTATGCAGGGCACCCAATCGCGGCTGAATTTCCTGCCCGAGAAACACACGGATTTCATATTCACAACGCTCGCCGAAGAGTTTGGATTTGTTGGTGGGGTTTCTTTGCTGGGGATCTACATGCTGATCGTGGTGTTTTGCATCTCGGCTGCGCTGGCTACCAAAGACCGGTTTTCCTCGCTGGTGATTATGGGGATTTCGCTCACTTTCTTTCTGTATTTTGCCGTCAACATGTCGATGGTCATGGGGTTAGCGCCTGTGGTCGGGGTACCTTTGCCGATGGTGTCCTACGGTGGATCCGTAATGTTGGTGCTTTTGGCGGCCTTTGGCCTGGTGCAAAGCGCCCATGTTCACAGACCGCGGCAAGGGTAGTTAGATGATAAAAGCGGGGGCCAGCCCCCGCTTGGCCAAACGGCCAATTCACCCCCGGGATATTTTCGGCCAGATGAAAAGCGGATCTATCTGGCGATACCTTATCATTGGTCGCAAAATGACTATTTGGGGGTTGCACGTCAGCAAGTTCCCACCCAGGGTCCCGAAAAATCACCACTGGACTGCACTATGAGTATTTTTCACCTCGCCTATCACGTCGATGACCTGCCGCGCGCCCGCGCATTTTACGGCGGAGTTTTGGGTTGCACCGAAGGCCGCAGCACGGAGACTTGGGTCGACTTCAACTTCTTTGGTCACCAGGTGTCGTTGCACCTGGGCCCGATCTTAGAGACCGCCAGAACTGGACAAGTCGGGGCGCATATGGTGCCAATGCCGCATTTGGGGGTCATCCTGCCACAGGACGAATGGCGGGATCTGGCTGATCGATTAGAGACCGAAGGGATAGAATTTACTATTGCTCCGACCACCCGTTTTGCGGGAGAACCGGGAGAGCAAAGTACAATGTTCTTCCATGATCCAGCAGGTAACCCAGTTGAAATCAAAGGGTTTTCCGACATGTCCGGAGTTTTTGCCTCATGATAAACGTCCAGTTCGCTGCCCTCCCCGAGCGTTGGGATACCTATGCCGTCCCCCTTAGGACTGCCTTTGACCAGGCTGGAATTGATGTCGATTTGCGGATCGATCACGTGCCGGAAACAGTAGATTACGTGATCTATGCGCCCAACGGTCCGCTGTCAGATTTCACTCCATACACCCGGTGCAAGGCAGTTCTGAGCCTTTGGGCAGGGGTGGAAAAGATCGTTGGCAACGCCAGTCTGACAATGCCCCTGTGCCGGATGGTCGACCCAGGGCTGACTGCCGGTATGGTCGAATGGGTCACAGGGCATGTCTTGCGCTATCATCTGGATATTGACCACTCCATCCTGAACCAGGATCGATGGGAGCCATGGGCGCAACCTTTGGCAATGGAGCGTCCTGTCAGCATTCTGGGACTGGGTGCCCTTGGAGCGGCCTGTGCCAGGGCATTGTCGCAGCTGGGGTTTCCTGTCACCGGGTGGTCACGGTCGCCCAAAGTGATCGATGGCGTCATCTGCCGACATGGAGAAGAGGGACTGCAACAGGCGCTGACTGATGCGGAAATTGTGGTGCTCCTACTGCCCGATACGCAGGCGACCGAAAACACTCTAAACGCGCAGTCCCTAGCACGGCTGGCCAAAGGTGCTCGGGTTATCAATCCGGGCCGCGGACCATTGATTGACGATGACGCACTACTGGATGCGTTGAACAGCGGCCATATCGCCCATGCCACTCTGGATGTGTTTCGCATCGAGCCGCTGCCGCTTGATCATCCTTATTGGGCCCATCCCAATGTCACCGTCACTCCGCATATCGCCGCCGAAACCCACGCGATAACTTCAGCGCAGGTGGTCGCCGAAAATATCCGGCGTGGCGAGTCTGCAGAGCCGTATTTGCACCTGGTCGATCGCACGTTGGGCTATTAACCCGGCCCGAAAGGGCGGTCAAACCGCCCCTTCATCTTTTTAAAAATACTCGCGCCGCAGGCCGCGCCCGGGACGGGCGCTCTACTTGGCCGCCAACCCTCGGCCTTTAAGCAGGGCCTCAACCCCTGGCAGTCGTCCCCGGAATGCCACATACAATTCGCCTGGGTCTTGTGAGCCACCAGTAGACAGGATGTTTTCCTCCAGTGCTTTGGCGCGTTCAGCGTCAAAGGCCCCGCCTGCTTCTTCAAAGGCGGCAAAGGCGTCGGCATCCATGACTTCGGACCACATATAACTGTAATAGCCCGAGCTATAGCCGTCACCAGAAAAGACATGGGCAAAATGTGGGCTAGCGTGGCGCATAGTGATGGCCTTTGGCAGGCCGATCCCACCGAGCACCTCGTCTTGTTTGGCCATCACATCCGCCGGGGCATCGCCCTCGTGAAAGGCCAGATCCACTAGCGCCGAGGCGACATATTCCACTGTCTGGAACCCCATATCAAAATTGGCCGCGCCGAGAACCTTGTTCAGCATCTCTTGCGGCATCGCAGCGCCGGTGTCGGCATGGGTTGCAAACTCGGCCAGCACCTCGGGCACCTCAAGCCAGTGTTCATACAGCTGGCTGGGCAACTCGACGAAATCCCGCGCCACAGACGTTCCCGAGATGCTCTCGTAAGTTACGTTCGACAGCATCTGATGCAGCGCATGGCCAAATTCGTGGAACAGGGTGCGGGCATCGTCCCAGGAGAGCAGCGCCGGTTCGGACTTGGCGAAGTTGCAGACGTTGATCACAATCGGGGCCTGCGTCTCGGGGAATTTGGCCTGGCTGCGCATGGCAGAGCACCAGGCGCCCGACCGTTTTGAGCCCCGTGCGAAGTAATCGCCGATAAACACAGCCAGATGTTTACCGTTCCGGGTGACCTCCCAGGCACGGCAATCGGGGTGGTAGAGATCGATATCCAGCGGGGTGAACTCTAGCCCGAACAGGCGGGTGGCGCAGGTGAATGAGGCCTCGATCATCCGGTCCAGCTGCAGATAGGGCTTCAGCTCGGCCTCATCCAGGTCATGTTCGACCTTACGGCGTTTTTCGGCATAATAGCGCCAGTCCCAAGGCTCCAGATCGCCATTGATGCCGTCAGTCTGCATCATCTCGGTCAGCACCTTGGCGTCCGCCTCTGCCTGTGATTTGGCCGGGGCCCAGACATCTATCAACAAATCGCGCACCGCAGCCGGGGTCTTGGCCATTTCGGTTTCCAACTTGTAGTCGGCAAAGCTGTCATAGCCCAATAGCTGCGCCCGTTCCTGGCGCAGGCTCAGGATCTCGGCAGCAATCGCACGGTTGTCGGTCTCACCGCCATTGGCACCACGGGCAACCCAGGCGTTGAACGCCGTCTCGCGCAGGTCGCGACGCTTTGAGAACTGCAGGAACGGCGTGATGATCGAGCGCGACAGGGTCACCACCGGGCCATCAGCGCCTTTTTCAACGCCAGCCGCGCGGGCGGCATCCACCGCAAAACCGGGCAGCCCCTCAAGATCGTCCTCGCTCAGCGGCATGAACCAATCGCGTTCATCTGCCAGCAGGTTCTGTGTGAACGAGGTACCCAGAGTGGCCAGGCGACCCTTGATGTCCTGCATCCGGGTATCATCCGCGCCAGTCAGCGCCGCACCACCGCGTACAAAACCGCGATGGGTCAACATCAGCACCCGATGCTGTTCATCGGTCAGGTCCAGATCGGCGCGGGCCGCCCAGACGGCGGCGATCCGCGCAAACAGCGCCTTATTGGCTGTGATGGCCGAGGAATGCGCGGCCAGCTTGGGCGAAAACGCGCGCTGTAGCTCCTCACGTTTGGGATTGCTGTCCGCGCCGGCGACAGAGAAAAACACTGACAGAACCTGTTCCAACTCACGGCACGGAGTCTCAAGCGCCTCGATCACATTTGCAAATGTTGGGGCCTCGGGGTTATCGGCAATGGCTGCGATCTGCGCGTTATGGGCGGTCAGCGCCTGATCCAGCGCGGGTGCGAAATCATCATCAGAAATGGCCCCAAACGGGGCAATTTGGAATGGAGTGTCCCATTTGGGTAAAAGCGGGTTGGTCATGGCAAAGTCTCCTTTGCCAACAAGCTAGTGCTTGCCCCAACCCGACTTCAATACCCTAGCCCCAACAAAGCACACCGCTAGGCAAGTGAATTGCCTACTCGACCTTTTCTTTGTCTCGCAGGTGACGCTCAAACCGACGCAACAGCAGTGACAGGCCAATGGTCATCGTCAGATAGATCAGCGCCACAACATTGTAGGTCTCGAAATAGCGGAAATTGCCCGCCGCAATAACCTTGCCCAACTGGGTGACATCCAGCACCCCCAGCACAGACACCAGCGAACTATCCTTGACCAGCGCCACAAAGTCATTGCCCAGCGGCGGCATGATGGTGCGAATAGCCTGCGGGAAGATCACCAGTCGAAACGTCTGCCAGCGGTTCAGGCCCAGCGCCTGTGCCGCCTCGATCTGACCTTCGTTAACGGATTGCAGGCCAGCGCGGAACACTTCGGAAATAAAGGCTGAATAGGCAACCATCAGCGCGATAATTGCCCGCCAAATAAGGGGAAAATTTCGGGTGCGGATGGGATCAAGGCCCAGATATTCGCCCGCCCAGTTTCGAAACTCGACAAGGGCCGGAGCCATGGCAAATGCCACATAGAGCAGTAGCACAATGATCGGCACACCCCGGACCACTTCGACATAGAACCGGGTAATCTGCCGGATAACCAACCATTTG
This portion of the Parasedimentitalea marina genome encodes:
- the rodA gene encoding rod shape-determining protein RodA; its protein translation is MSYLEYNAKTTPTGLRKILFLNWPLILLLTSVACIGFLMLYSVAGGSASPWVEPQVKRFGMGLVVMIAVAMVPIWFWRNMAMVAYLASIALLLAVEFFGTIGMGAQRWIDLGFMRLQPSELTKITLVMLLAAYYDWLPRERTSRPLWILIPVVLILTPTFMVLRQPDLGTSILLLAAGGGVMFLAGVHWAYFTAVIAAGIGLVTAVFQGRGTAWQLLKDYQYRRIDTFLDPSTDPLGAGYHITQSKIALGSGGWSGRGFMQGTQSRLNFLPEKHTDFIFTTLAEEFGFVGGVSLLGIYMLIVVFCISAALATKDRFSSLVIMGISLTFFLYFAVNMSMVMGLAPVVGVPLPMVSYGGSVMLVLLAAFGLVQSAHVHRPRQG
- a CDS encoding VOC family protein; this translates as MSIFHLAYHVDDLPRARAFYGGVLGCTEGRSTETWVDFNFFGHQVSLHLGPILETARTGQVGAHMVPMPHLGVILPQDEWRDLADRLETEGIEFTIAPTTRFAGEPGEQSTMFFHDPAGNPVEIKGFSDMSGVFAS
- a CDS encoding 2-hydroxyacid dehydrogenase, which produces MINVQFAALPERWDTYAVPLRTAFDQAGIDVDLRIDHVPETVDYVIYAPNGPLSDFTPYTRCKAVLSLWAGVEKIVGNASLTMPLCRMVDPGLTAGMVEWVTGHVLRYHLDIDHSILNQDRWEPWAQPLAMERPVSILGLGALGAACARALSQLGFPVTGWSRSPKVIDGVICRHGEEGLQQALTDAEIVVLLLPDTQATENTLNAQSLARLAKGARVINPGRGPLIDDDALLDALNSGHIAHATLDVFRIEPLPLDHPYWAHPNVTVTPHIAAETHAITSAQVVAENIRRGESAEPYLHLVDRTLGY
- a CDS encoding M3 family metallopeptidase; its protein translation is MTNPLLPKWDTPFQIAPFGAISDDDFAPALDQALTAHNAQIAAIADNPEAPTFANVIEALETPCRELEQVLSVFFSVAGADSNPKREELQRAFSPKLAAHSSAITANKALFARIAAVWAARADLDLTDEQHRVLMLTHRGFVRGGAALTGADDTRMQDIKGRLATLGTSFTQNLLADERDWFMPLSEDDLEGLPGFAVDAARAAGVEKGADGPVVTLSRSIITPFLQFSKRRDLRETAFNAWVARGANGGETDNRAIAAEILSLRQERAQLLGYDSFADYKLETEMAKTPAAVRDLLIDVWAPAKSQAEADAKVLTEMMQTDGINGDLEPWDWRYYAEKRRKVEHDLDEAELKPYLQLDRMIEASFTCATRLFGLEFTPLDIDLYHPDCRAWEVTRNGKHLAVFIGDYFARGSKRSGAWCSAMRSQAKFPETQAPIVINVCNFAKSEPALLSWDDARTLFHEFGHALHQMLSNVTYESISGTSVARDFVELPSQLYEHWLEVPEVLAEFATHADTGAAMPQEMLNKVLGAANFDMGFQTVEYVASALVDLAFHEGDAPADVMAKQDEVLGGIGLPKAITMRHASPHFAHVFSGDGYSSGYYSYMWSEVMDADAFAAFEEAGGAFDAERAKALEENILSTGGSQDPGELYVAFRGRLPGVEALLKGRGLAAK
- a CDS encoding amino acid ABC transporter permease; this translates as MAAPKHDKEDFPWWLAAVVLLGLYFGWQVASDALYLQVLTTLSKGIKTTIFVTIVSFTLASLLGLLLAVGAGSKWLVIRQITRFYVEVVRGVPIIVLLLYVAFAMAPALVEFRNWAGEYLGLDPIRTRNFPLIWRAIIALMVAYSAFISEVFRAGLQSVNEGQIEAAQALGLNRWQTFRLVIFPQAIRTIMPPLGNDFVALVKDSSLVSVLGVLDVTQLGKVIAAGNFRYFETYNVVALIYLTMTIGLSLLLRRFERHLRDKEKVE